A stretch of Paenibacillus peoriae DNA encodes these proteins:
- a CDS encoding PspA/IM30 family protein, with amino-acid sequence MSVFRRMRDITVATFNEHLEQSQDPVQLIDQFLYNTRQEIAEAEKLHQQYAMHTRQMKQQLDHALSMQTKREEQALLALKADEEHIAKLALQEKMLYAEKEEQYRELWEQSRESLRELEQQLDTLKTEYQTVHSKRQYYAARVQTLRLQQQMNERAGTYGGRNVPRMFNRLEDRVADMEAETMSLRDLRRGEGDHAQDAQGGGSLLEQEWARLKSKLNNSGKE; translated from the coding sequence ATGAGTGTTTTTCGAAGAATGCGCGATATTACGGTAGCGACCTTCAATGAGCATTTGGAACAAAGCCAAGACCCAGTGCAACTGATTGACCAGTTCTTGTATAATACCCGCCAGGAAATTGCCGAAGCGGAAAAACTCCATCAACAGTATGCGATGCATACAAGACAGATGAAGCAGCAGTTGGATCATGCATTGTCCATGCAGACCAAACGGGAGGAACAGGCGCTACTGGCTTTGAAAGCTGATGAAGAACATATTGCGAAGCTGGCCCTACAGGAGAAAATGCTATATGCAGAAAAAGAAGAGCAGTATAGAGAATTGTGGGAGCAGAGCCGTGAATCACTACGTGAGCTAGAACAACAGCTAGATACGTTAAAGACAGAATATCAAACGGTACACAGCAAGCGTCAGTATTATGCGGCACGTGTACAGACGTTGAGACTCCAGCAGCAAATGAACGAACGGGCTGGTACATACGGTGGACGAAATGTTCCCCGAATGTTCAACCGCTTGGAAGACCGGGTAGCCGATATGGAAGCAGAAACGATGAGTCTGCGTGATTTACGTCGGGGTGAGGGCGACCATGCACAGGATGCCCAAGGCGGTGGATCGCTGCTCGAACAAGAGTGGGCGAGACTGAAAAGCAAGCTGAACAACAGCGGGAAGGAGTAA
- a CDS encoding LiaF transmembrane domain-containing protein, which yields MRVNKGNGLAIVLIVLGSIMLLGKFTPFFGHFLGHLIGYLIPIAMVMLGYYGVKKGNALFGWIVLVLGVLILLGKLSWLLGPLLAIGLIIFGVSLLSDRRRRY from the coding sequence ATGAGAGTTAACAAAGGGAATGGGTTAGCCATTGTATTGATCGTGTTGGGTTCGATTATGCTGCTCGGTAAGTTTACTCCGTTTTTCGGTCACTTTTTAGGACATCTGATTGGTTACTTAATTCCGATAGCTATGGTTATGCTAGGCTACTACGGTGTGAAAAAAGGAAATGCGCTCTTCGGCTGGATCGTACTTGTACTTGGGGTACTGATTTTGCTCGGCAAACTGTCCTGGCTTCTGGGACCACTACTGGCAATCGGGTTGATTATATTTGGTGTTTCCCTGCTGAGTGACCGCAGAAGACGTTACTGA
- a CDS encoding MFS transporter: MRKRKGGNMSILTRNRGAMLLLMLNIFLAFMGIGLVVPVLPKFISELGMNGSSMGLMVAAFALTQLLLSPLSGKLSDRYGRKKLIVSGMFIFMLSELVFGLAHSIPTLFIARIMGGAGAALLTPSIMAYVADVTSFEERGKGMGMINAAINTGFIIGPGIGGLLATYGIRIPFFAAAGAAGIAAILSLLVLPESLSKEKQQYNRELPRQKENLLQQFAKSYQSPYFMGLLIVFVVAFGLANFETVFGLFVDHKYGFTPMDIAIIITTGSILGAVVQATIFGWIINRFGEKKVIHLCLAIGGLFIFLTLFAEQYMMIMLTTFIIFLAMDILRPAVSTSLSRQAGDEQGFVAGMNSSYTSLGNVIGPLIAGLLFDVHINLPYMVAAIALLACLVLSLRSKQAGEQHSIARAAEQHRGG, encoded by the coding sequence ATACGGAAAAGGAAGGGTGGTAATATGTCTATACTCACAAGAAATCGAGGAGCAATGCTGTTATTGATGCTTAACATTTTTTTGGCATTCATGGGGATCGGCTTAGTTGTCCCTGTATTACCTAAATTTATAAGTGAGCTAGGGATGAATGGTTCTTCGATGGGACTGATGGTTGCAGCTTTTGCGTTGACTCAGCTTTTATTATCACCATTGTCAGGAAAGTTGTCTGATCGTTATGGACGTAAAAAATTGATTGTTTCTGGGATGTTCATCTTCATGTTATCAGAGCTTGTTTTTGGACTGGCTCATTCCATTCCTACCCTGTTCATAGCACGAATCATGGGTGGAGCAGGGGCAGCGTTGCTGACTCCTTCTATAATGGCCTATGTCGCTGACGTGACCTCGTTTGAGGAAAGAGGCAAGGGAATGGGCATGATCAATGCGGCGATCAACACAGGCTTCATAATCGGGCCAGGGATTGGCGGATTGCTTGCCACATATGGAATACGCATTCCCTTCTTTGCGGCAGCTGGAGCTGCGGGAATAGCAGCTATCTTGTCTCTGTTAGTGCTGCCTGAGTCTTTAAGCAAGGAAAAGCAACAATATAATAGAGAGCTTCCACGTCAAAAAGAAAATCTTTTGCAGCAATTTGCCAAGTCATATCAATCTCCATATTTCATGGGTTTACTCATTGTATTTGTCGTTGCTTTTGGGTTAGCGAACTTCGAAACCGTATTTGGACTGTTTGTTGACCATAAATATGGTTTCACACCGATGGATATTGCCATCATCATAACGACAGGCTCCATTTTGGGAGCAGTTGTCCAAGCAACTATATTTGGATGGATCATTAATCGTTTTGGAGAGAAAAAAGTAATTCATCTCTGCTTGGCTATTGGGGGCCTGTTCATCTTCCTAACCCTATTTGCTGAACAGTACATGATGATTATGCTGACGACCTTCATCATTTTTCTGGCTATGGATATCCTTCGCCCGGCAGTAAGTACTTCTCTATCGCGGCAGGCCGGAGATGAGCAAGGCTTTGTGGCAGGCATGAACTCATCCTATACCAGCTTGGGTAATGTGATTGGACCATTAATTGCAGGACTGTTGTTCGATGTTCATATTAATCTGCCTTATATGGTTGCAGCTATAGCGTTACTGGCTTGTCTCGTCCTTTCACTACGTTCCAAGCAAGCGGGTGAGCAACATTCGATAGCCCGTGCAGCAGAACAGCATAGAGGAGGATAG
- a CDS encoding TetR/AcrR family transcriptional regulator, with the protein MQERILEAFVDEVHENGLKFTMDDLAKRLAISKRTLYENFSSKTLILETLIERTNDDMIRKTEQIIQNNELSLLDKIKQSIRVMPLYYKFYDLRILDQMKKYYPEQWKRVHADLNDWSPIRTLIQEGIREGIIVNKNEALIMKLIIESVNLTLDQRFFLDNSVTVEEATYSIVDILLFGLVEN; encoded by the coding sequence ATGCAGGAAAGAATTTTGGAGGCTTTTGTAGATGAAGTTCATGAAAATGGATTGAAATTTACGATGGATGATCTTGCGAAAAGACTCGCTATTAGCAAGCGTACGTTGTATGAAAACTTTTCGTCTAAGACGCTTATTTTAGAAACACTTATTGAGCGTACAAATGATGATATGATTCGAAAAACTGAGCAGATTATCCAAAATAATGAGTTATCTTTGTTAGACAAGATTAAGCAGTCGATTAGGGTCATGCCTCTGTATTATAAGTTTTACGATTTAAGAATATTGGACCAGATGAAAAAGTATTATCCTGAACAATGGAAAAGGGTACATGCCGATTTAAATGATTGGTCTCCGATTAGAACATTAATTCAGGAAGGCATCCGAGAAGGAATTATTGTGAACAAAAATGAGGCTCTGATCATGAAGCTTATTATTGAATCTGTAAATTTAACGCTTGATCAGCGTTTCTTTCTGGATAACAGTGTGACGGTAGAGGAAGCTACTTATTCTATTGTAGATATTTTGTTGTTCGGTTTGGTCGAAAATTAA
- a CDS encoding NifU family protein has translation MDENGVLFDEVSEVLLKLRPFLLRDGGDAELVEVENGIAKLRFLGACNGCPSATITLKVAIERAILEEIDDIKEVVQVF, from the coding sequence ATGGATGAAAATGGAGTTTTATTCGATGAAGTATCGGAAGTTCTTCTCAAACTACGTCCTTTCTTACTGCGTGACGGTGGAGATGCTGAACTGGTCGAAGTTGAGAACGGTATAGCAAAATTAAGATTTTTGGGAGCTTGCAATGGTTGCCCAAGTGCTACGATTACGTTAAAGGTTGCTATTGAGCGCGCAATTCTTGAGGAAATTGATGATATTAAAGAAGTTGTACAAGTATTCTAA
- the sufB gene encoding Fe-S cluster assembly protein SufB, whose product MAKKAPDMGEYKYGFRDKHQSIFQSGKGLTEEIVREISRIKEEPEWMLNFRLKALNQFYKMPMPEWGADLTELNLDDIQYYVRPSEKQGKTWEEVPSEIKATFDKLGIPEAEQKFLAGVSAQYESEVVYHSMRKELEDQGVIFLDTDSALKQYPEVFKQHFGTIIPPADNKFAALNSAVWSGGSFVYIPKGVQCEVPIQGYFRINSENMGQFERTLIIAEEGSFVHYVEGCTAPIYSTSSLHSGVIEIICRKDSRVRYTTIQNWAPNIYNLVTQRAVAEENATMEWVDGNIGSKVTMKYPAVLLKGRGAKGSILSIAVAGKDQHQDAGAKVIHLAPETTSTIISKSISKQGGKVNYRGLSSFSRDSAGSKSNIKCDTLILDNMSTSDTIPYNEIKNDQITLEHEATVSKVSEEQLFYLMSRGLTEQDATQMIVMGFIEPFTKELPMEYAVEMNRLIQFEMEGSIG is encoded by the coding sequence ATGGCTAAAAAAGCACCAGATATGGGCGAATATAAATATGGGTTTCGCGACAAGCACCAGTCTATTTTTCAATCTGGAAAAGGTCTGACGGAAGAGATTGTCCGGGAAATTTCCCGAATCAAGGAAGAGCCGGAGTGGATGCTCAATTTTCGGTTGAAAGCTTTGAATCAATTCTACAAAATGCCGATGCCTGAATGGGGAGCGGATTTGACCGAGCTAAATCTTGATGACATCCAGTATTACGTTCGCCCTTCTGAAAAACAGGGAAAGACCTGGGAGGAGGTTCCTTCCGAGATCAAAGCAACCTTTGACAAGCTGGGAATCCCTGAAGCGGAGCAAAAGTTCCTGGCGGGCGTATCCGCTCAATATGAGTCGGAAGTAGTTTATCACAGCATGCGGAAAGAACTGGAGGATCAGGGCGTTATTTTCCTTGATACGGATAGTGCATTAAAGCAATACCCCGAAGTGTTTAAGCAACATTTTGGGACGATAATCCCTCCCGCCGACAATAAATTTGCGGCGCTTAATAGTGCGGTTTGGTCAGGCGGTAGCTTTGTATACATTCCGAAGGGGGTTCAGTGCGAGGTTCCTATACAAGGTTATTTCCGTATTAATTCTGAAAATATGGGTCAATTCGAGCGGACATTAATTATTGCCGAAGAGGGCAGCTTTGTCCATTATGTTGAAGGATGTACAGCACCTATTTATAGTACCAGTTCTCTGCATAGTGGAGTTATTGAAATTATTTGCCGGAAAGATTCCCGTGTCCGTTACACGACCATTCAGAATTGGGCTCCTAATATCTACAACTTGGTAACCCAAAGGGCTGTGGCAGAAGAAAATGCCACAATGGAATGGGTGGACGGCAACATCGGCTCCAAGGTAACAATGAAGTATCCGGCAGTATTATTGAAAGGACGGGGAGCCAAGGGGTCCATCCTGTCTATTGCCGTAGCCGGTAAAGATCAGCATCAAGATGCTGGCGCGAAGGTAATTCACCTTGCTCCCGAGACAACATCTACGATTATATCCAAATCCATCAGCAAGCAGGGCGGAAAAGTAAACTACCGAGGGTTGTCCAGCTTCAGCCGCGATTCCGCAGGGTCCAAGTCCAATATTAAGTGCGATACGTTGATATTGGACAACATGTCAACATCAGATACGATTCCGTACAATGAAATTAAAAACGATCAGATTACTTTGGAGCACGAGGCAACAGTATCCAAAGTGTCCGAGGAACAATTGTTTTACTTAATGAGCCGCGGGCTTACAGAACAAGATGCTACACAAATGATTGTAATGGGCTTTATTGAACCGTTTACCAAAGAATTGCCAATGGAATATGCCGTTGAAATGAATCGGTTGATTCAATTTGAGATGGAAGGAAGCATCGGTTGA